A single window of Malus sylvestris chromosome 5, drMalSylv7.2, whole genome shotgun sequence DNA harbors:
- the LOC126622236 gene encoding glutamate receptor 2.7-like, protein MSVSKTSANRVQRLWLLFPMVIIYLLIILPYGVEADSSTNVTNVGAIINFSSRIGKEQKTAMEIAAESFNNLSKTHKLILHFRDSGRDPFLAASAAEELIKEKKVEVIVGMDTWEEAAQVADLVGNQTQIPVISFAAPSITPPLMQHRWPFLIRIATDGYAQMKCIADIVSAYHWKTVVVVYEDDGYGGDVGMLALLTEALQDVGSKIEHRLVLPQISSLSNPNWVELEEMLRLPTMQSRVFIILQSSLPTVTNLFRLAGKMGLVGKESAWIITESIASLLEPQHTSDMKGTLGIRTFYANNTSSYTNFRKKFQTKYSEGNSAQPEIYALRAYDAIEIITQAIGKMTDNTISLEVLKTVLSSYTGLSANMRLNSGEVLSSPVFRIVNILDENRFQELNYWTPELGFSSDEAGENKFSDVGGVIWPGNLTGAPKGWAMPTVDKPMRIGVPGNTYFSKFVKVDLSRQDSDKKKYVGFCIAIFDMVINRLNYSLPYQFEVFDGLHDDLVERVHKKVYDAVVADITVLADRLDKVEFTQPYMESGLSMIVPAKPEKSTWMFMKPFTLQMWVVTGSIFIYTVFIIWFLERPLNPAFGGPLKNQIGTATWFTFSSLFFAHKEKIYSNLTRVVVIVWLFVVLSLTSSYTANLSSMLTVQRLKPNATYIDTDSKVGCDGDSFVIEYLQNVLGFKNIIKVKSEYNYPNEFKKKTIEAAFLELPYAEVFMNEYCEGYTATAPTYRFGGLSFIFQRGSPIVRDFSKVILELLENGEVKKLQNEWLTPKKECPRNATSNEPESLTLNSFTGLYVISAATSTLCFLLSFTIRLRRFQHQEAAQQGSASPSPTRETLSNKAVRMAKKIYTRQIDVPTRAPFFTFFAEEWSSPMWEYSTTSTTQHPHHTYNPTEIECIPIQSNPPTEINPTGSIPLNHRSSF, encoded by the exons ATGTCTGTCTCTAAAACCAGCGCGAATCGTGTCCAAAGACTCTGGCTTCTGTTTCCCATGGTCATCATCTACCTTCTCATCATTCTCCCCTATGGAGTTGAAGCCGACAGTAGCACCAATGTCACCAACGTCGGTGCTATCATTAACTTTAGTTCACGTATTGGGAAAGAGCAGAAAACCGCCATGGAGATCGCAGCTGAGAGCTTTAACAACCTTTCAAAGACTcataagctcatccttcatTTTCGCGACTCCGGCAGAGACCCCTTTCTTGCTGCTTCTGCTG CTGAAGAATTGATAAAGGAGAAGAAAGTAGAAGTAATAGTTGGCATGGACACATGGGAGGAAGCAGCTCAAGTAGCTGATCTTGTCGGAAACCAAACTCAAATTCCGGTGATTTCGTTTGCAGCGCCCTCTATAACCCCACCACTAATGCAACACCGATGGCCATTTTTGATAAGAATAGCAACAGATGGTTATGCTCAGATGAAATGCATTGCGGATATAGTTTCAGCTTACCATTGGAAAACGGTGGTTGTGGTATACGAAGATGATGGTTATGGCGGCGATGTTGGGATGCTAGCTCTTTTGACCGAGGCGCTCCAAGATGTCGGTTCAAAGATTGAGCACCGTTTGGTTCTTCCGCAGATTTCTTCGCTGTCTAATCCAAACTGGGTTGAGCTAGAAGAGATGTTGAGGCTTCCCACCATGCAGTCTCGGGTGTTTATCATTCTCCAGTCATCGTTGCCTACGGTGACTAATCTATTTCGATTGGCTGGGAAGATGGGACTTGTTGGAAAAGAGTCAGCTTGGATCATCACCGAGAGTATTGCAAGTTTGCTTGAACCTCAACACACCTCTGACATGAAAGGCACCCTGGGAATCAGGACCTTCTATGCCAATAATACTAGTTCTTATACAAATTTCCGGAAGAAATTCCAAACGAAGTATTCAGAAGGAAATAGCGCGCAGCCAGAAATTTACGCTCTTCGAGCATATGATGCTATTGAAATCATTACACAGGCCATCGGAAAAATGACTGACAACACAATTAGCCTTGAGGTGTTGAAAACCGTATTGAGCAGTTATACAGGTTTGAGTGCGAACATGCGGTTAAACAGCGGTGAGGTACTGTCCTCTCCAGTTTTCAGGATTGTAAATATTTTGGATGAGAATAGATTCCAAGAATTGAACTATTGGACACCGGAACTTGGGTTCTCATCGGATGAAGCAGGGGAAAACAAATTCAGTGATGTTGGTGGAGTAATCTGGCCTGGGAACCTAACTGGTGCCCCGAAAGGCTGGGCAATGCCTACTGTTGACAAGCCGATGAGAATTGGGGTGCCGGGTAATACTTACTTCAGCAAATTTGTGAAGGTTGATCTGTCCAGGCAAGACTCAGATAAGAAGAAGTATGTCGGTTTCTGCATTGCAATTTTTGATATGGTCATAAATCGTTTGAACTATTCTCTGCCGTATCAATTTGAAGTTTTCGATGGCTTGCACGATGATCTTGTGGAACGAGTCCATAAAAAG GTTTATGATGCTGTGGTTGCTGACATAACCGTGCTAGCTGATCGGCTGGACAAGGTGGAATTCACTCAGCCATATATGGAGTCTGGTTTGTCAATGATAGTTCCAGCAAAACCCGAAAAATCAACATGGATGTTTATGAAACCTTTCACATTGCAAATGTGGGTGGTGACTGGTTCCATCTTCATCTACACAGTGTTCATCATATGGTTCCTGGAGCGCCCGTTGAATCCAGCATTCGGTGGCCCCTTGAAGAATCAGATTGGCACAGCAACTTGGTTCACCTTCTCCTCTTTGTTCTTTGCTCACA AAGAGAAAATCTACAGCAACTTAACGCGAGTGGTGGTCATAGTGTGGCTGTTTGTTGTATTGAGCCTGACCTCAAGCTACACCGCTAATCTCTCTTCAATGCTTACCGTCCAGCGACTCAAACCGAATGCAACATACATCGACACCGACTCGAAAGTTGGTTGCGACGGGGACTCATTTGTCATTGAGTACCTGCAGAATGTCCTTGGATTCAAAAACATCATCAAAGTCAAAAGCGAATACAACTACCCGAatgaattcaaaaaaaaaactatagagGCCGCCTTTCTTGAACTCCCATATGCAGAAGTCTTCATGAATGAGTACTGCGAAGGATATACTGCCACTGCACCCACCTATAGATTTGGAGGCTTGAGCTTT ATATTCCAGAGAGGTTCTCCGATAGTGCGTGATTTCTCGAAGGTGATTCTAGAGCTGTTGGAGAATGGGGAAGTGAAGAAGCTACAAAATGAATGGTTGACTCCCAAAAAGGAGTGTCCAAGAAATGCAACTTCGAACGAACCAGAAAGCTTGACCCTCAACAGTTTTACAGGCCTCTATGTAATATCAGCTGCTACTTCCACCTTATGCTTTCTGCTCTCTTTTACCATCAGGCTGAGGAGGTTTCAGCATCAAGAGGCAGCACAACAAGGCAGTGCAAGTCCGAGCCCGACCAGAGAAACGCTTTCGAACAAGGCAGTTAGAAtggcaaaaaaaatttacactCGACAGATTGACGTTCCAACCAGAGCtccattttttacttttttcgcAGAAGAATGGAGTTCTCCAATGTGGGAGTACTCCACCACTTCCACTACTCAGCATCCTCATCACACCTACAATCCAACAGAAATCGAATGcattccaatccaatccaatccgcCTACCGAAATCAACCCAACTGGTTCAATTCCTTTGAACCATAGATCATCATTTTAG
- the LOC126622245 gene encoding E3 ubiquitin-protein ligase At1g63170-like, with the protein MLNSNHHQPPSPSDASSPLLGQSMADNLVRSRLLMRQPPRPLRGAARFLRRASSRRMMLREPSVRVREAAAEQLEERQSDWAYSRPIIVLDLLWNAGLLGIAVGVLSMSWKEAPSVPLRTWIGGYAFQCLVHMVCVGVECKRRRRGGQAAAEASSGWENSSASGSDDGEDYGVEQSADYTVTSVAKHMESANTVFSFIWWLLGFYWVTAGGESLTRDSPQLYWICITFLALDVVFVVICVAVVSLIGIAVCFCLPCIIAILYVVTDQEGATKEEIDHLPKYKFHMIPDFDKVNGEILESSGGVMTECDTTTPTEHVLSAEDAECCICLCAYEDGTELRELPCCHHFHCTCIDKWLQINATCPLCKFNILKSVSQSGSEEV; encoded by the exons ATGTTGAACTCAAACCACCACCAACCCCCGTCTCCCTCCGACGCTTCGTCGCCGCTTTTAGGCCAATCGATGGCCGACAACCTCGTCCGCAGCCGGCTGCTCATGCGTCAGCCGCCGCGCCCTCTTCGCGGCGCGGCTCGCTTCCTGCGTCGCGCCAGCAGCCGACGCATGATGCTGCGCGAGCCGTCGGTCCGGGTACGGGAGGCGGCGGCGGAGCAGCTGGAGGAGCGCCAGAGCGACTGGGCCTACTCTCGGCCGATTATCGTGTTGGACCTATTGTGGAACGCCGGGCTCCTTGGGATTGCCGTCGGGGTGCTGTCGATGAGCTGGAAAGAGGCGCCTTCGGTGCCTTTGAGGACTTGGATTGGCGGGTACGCGTTTCAGTGCCTGGTCCATATGGTCTGCGTGGGGGTGGAGTGCAAGCGGCGGAGGCGCGGAGGTCAAGCGGCGGCGGAAGCGAGTTCCGGGTGGGAAAATTCATCTGCGTCTGGGAGTGATGATGGTGAGGACTATGGAGTTGAGCAGAGCGCCGACTACACTGTCACcag TGTTGCAAAGCATATGGAGTCTGCAAATACGGTGTTTTCGTTTATCTGGTGGCTTCTTGGGTTCTACTGGGTGACTGCTGGCGGTGAAAGTTTGACACGAGATTCCCCACAGTTATACTG GATTTGTATCACTTTTCTTGCTTTGGATGTTGTTTTCGTAGTCATCTGCGTTGCTGTCGTGTCTCTCATTGGTATTGCCGTTTGCTTCTGTCTCCCCTGCATCATTGCCATATTGTATGTTGTGACAGATCAG GAAGGAGCAACAAAGGAAGAGATCGATCATTTGCCAAAGTACAAGTTCCACATGATACCtgattttgacaaagttaaCGGTGAGATCCTAGAATCTTCTGGAGGAGTAATGACGGAATGCGACACTACTACACCTACTGAACATGTTCTTTCCGCAGAGGATGCT GAATGTTGCATCTGCCTTTGTGCCTACGAGGATGGAACTGAACTGCGTGAACTTCCATGCTGTCACCACTTTCACTGCACCTGCATAGACAAATGGTTACAGATCAATGCCACCTGCCCACTCTGCAAGTTCAACATTTTGAAGTCCGTTAGCCAAAGCGGTAGTGAAGAAGTATAA
- the LOC126622242 gene encoding apoptosis inhibitor 5-like protein API5 — protein sequence MADPSDEAKHIEKLYEFGERLNESKDKSQNVKDYQGIINAAKTSVKAKQLAAQLIPRFFKFFPELSQPAIDTHLDLIEEEELGVRVQAIRGLPLFCKDTPEHIAKIVDILVQLLASEEFVERDAVHKALMALLRQDVKASLTALFKHIGSVDEPSTDEFIREKVLSFIRDKVFPIKAELLKPQEEMERHITDLIKKSLEDVTGAEFRMFMDFLKSLSIFGEKAPAERMKELIGIIEGQADLDAQFNVSDADHIDRLISCLFMALPFVVRGASSSKFLNYLDKHILPVSDKLPDERRLDLLKALAEVSPFTAPQDSRQILPSVVQLLKKNMPRRKTGEEFNFTYVECLLYTFHHLAHKVPNATNSLCGYKIVTGQPSDRLGEDFSEQYKEFTERLSYVEELTRATMKKLTQGMAEKNKAMAAAKSEEAKNTIKTEKQNTTTGLRTCNNILTMTKTLHSKTPSFIGDKSINLSWKEATKPAVPSSSPTTGAKRPANFSNGSGNMPSKKSRGGGGLQNQLVNRAFEGLSQGGRSGGRSGGGGRSRGRGWGGRGRGRGYR from the exons ATGGCCGACCCCTCCGACGAGGCTAAGCATATCGAGAAGCTTTACGAGTTTGGCGAACGCCTCAACGAGTCCAAGGACAAGTCCCAG AATGTCAAGGACTACCAAGGGATTATCAATGCGGCCAAGACGAGTGTCAAGGCCAAGCAGCTGGCTGCCCAGCTTATTCCGAGGTTCTTCAAGTTCTTCCCCGAACTTTCGCAGCCCGCCATCGATACCCACCTCGATTTGATTGAAGAAGAAGAGCTCGGG GTACGAGTACAAGCTATTCGGGGCCTTCCCCTTTTTTGCAAGGATACGCCTGAACACATTGCGAAAATTGTAGACATTCTTGTGCAACTCCTTGCATCTG AGGAATTTGTGGAGCGTGATGCTGTGCATAAAGCACTTATGGCCCTTTTGAGGCAAGATGTTAAAG CTTCTTTGACAGCATTATTCAAGCACATTGGGAGTGTTGATGAACCAAGCACAGATGAGTTCATTCGCGAGAAGGTTTTAAGCTTCATTAGAGATAAG GTATTTCCTATTAAAGCTGAACTTTTGAAGCCTCAGGAGGAAATGGAAAGGCATATTACTGATTTAATAAAAAAG AGCTTGGAAGATGTAACTGGTGCAGAGTTTAGAATGTTTATGGACTTCTTAAAAAGTTTGAGCATATTTGGGGAGAAAGCTCCTGCCGAACGCATGAAAGAACTTATTGGAATTATTGAAGGACAAGCTGATTTGGATGCCCAATTCAAT GTTTCAGATGCTGATCATATTGACAGGTTGATATCCTGCCTATTCATGGCTCTACCATTTGTTGTG AGGGGTGCATCAAGCAGCAAGTTCCTAAACTATCTGGACAAACACATCCTTCCTGTTTCGGATAAG CTTCCTGATGAAAGAAGGCTAGATTTGCTCAAAGCCCTTGCAGAAGTTTCACCTTTCACAGCACCACAAGATTCTCGTCAGATTCTTCCTTCTGTTGTTCAGCTGTTGAAG AAGAACATGCCTCGGAGAAAAACTGGAGAGGAGTTTAACTTCACTTACGTAGAATGCTTGTTGTACACTTTTCACCATCTTGCTCACAAG GTTCCTAATGCTACTAACAGTCTATGCGGTTACAAGATAGTGACTGGGCAACCATCAGATAGGCTTGGCGAGGACTTTTCGGAGCAATATAAGGAGTTTACTGAGAG GTTGAGCTATGTTGAGGAGCTAACTAGGGCCACCATGAAGAAGTTAACACAGGGAATGGCTGAAAAGAACAAAGCGATGGCAGCTGCAAAGTCTGAAGAAGCAAAGAATACCATT AAAACTGAAAAGCAGAATACTACAACTGGGTTGCGAACCTGCAATAACATATTGACAATGACAAAG ACTCTGCATTCAAAAACACCCTCGTTCATTGGAGATAAGAGCATCAATCTGTCTTGGAAAGAAGCAACAAAACCTGCTGTGCCCTCTAGCTCGCCGACCACAGG AGCAAAACGACCTGCTAATTTTTCCAATGGATCTGGAAATATGCCTTCAAAAAAGAGCCGTGGAGGTGGCGGTTTACAAAACCAGCTTGTTAATAGAGCATTTGAAGGTCTATCTCAAGGTGGAAGAAGCGGGGGAAGGAGCGGTGGTGGAGGAAGGAGCAGAGGCAGAGGGTGGGGTGGACGTGGAAGGGGAAGGGGTTACAGATAG
- the LOC126622248 gene encoding uncharacterized protein LOC126622248: protein MRRASRIITLLASILIGHSSSAGAVHNHSFTSLTLLQNRRNSQQQSFPGDFLKWGSLGFFRASSFATGFNPLKAKPLDSIIDVERVKDRSAEDIASAWDDFHLGRGHIGASMKAKLYNLLEHRAVDCRYFVIPLWRGNGYTTMFAQVQMPHMIFTGLEDYKARGTQASPYFAVTYYNEFAESRDMVLIRGDVVLPSKLTDSEAKWLVETTQSFYLNDMRYKLVERFNKQTHDFEFKDVLQALEMPNL, encoded by the exons ATGCGAAGAGCCTCCAGAATCATTACGCTTCTAGCTTCGATCCTCATCGGCCATTCTTCTTCTGCTGGTGCTGTGCACAACCACTCCTTCACATCTCTGACCCTGCTACAAAATCGCCGCAACTCGCAACAACAATCGTTCCCGGGAGATTTTCTGAAATGGGGTTCGCTAGGTTTCTTCAGGGCTTCGAGCTTCGCTACTGGGTTCAATCCCTTGAAGGctaagccgttggattcaatcattgatGTTGAGAGGGTGAAAGATCGCTCGGCCGAGGACATCGCTTCCGCTTGGGACGAT TTTCACCTGGGAAGAGGTCATATTGGTGCATCCATGAAAGCAAAACTATATAACCTGTTGGAGCATAGAGCGGTAGATTG CCGGTATTTTGTCATTCCCTTGTGGAGAGGAAATGGTTATACCACAATGTTTGCTCAAG TACAGATGCCACACATGATTTTCACCGGTCTTGAAGATTACAAGGCGAGGGGAACTCAAGCTTCTCCCTACTTCGCTGTAACTTACTACAACGAATTTGCAGAAAGCAGGGACATGGTGCTTATCCGAGGGGATGTCGTACTCCCAAGCAAACTCACTGACTCGGAGGCAAAATGGCTCGTGGAGACCACCCAGTCATTTTATTTGAACGACATGAGGTATAAGCTGGTCGAACGGttcaacaaacaaacacacGATTTTGAGTTCAAGGATGTCCTGCAAGCTTTAGAAATGCCGAATCTGTGA
- the LOC126622256 gene encoding glutamate receptor 2.7-like, with product MWGRLDQNKMSFPFPKLGTFAPVLIVYLLIVISHGVGANNSSNVTNIGAIINANGRIGKEQKTAMEIAAENFNNHSKTHKLILHFRDSGRDPFRAAYAAKELIKKKVDVIVGMETWQEAAQVADHGNQSNVTVISFASPTITPPLIQRRWPYLIRMATDGSAQLKGIADIVSAYHWKRVVVVYEDDGYGGAVGMLAVLSEALRDVGSVIEHRLILPRVSSIHNPNGDGFEEMLNLTAIKSRVFIVIQSSLPTVTRLFQVAKETGLVGRDSAWIITEAVISNLPDSLDNSDMEGTLGMKTDYAKNTSSYTKFLKEFEKKFSDEDNIVPTPGIYALRAYDMMTIITQAIGRMTSNNSSTTTSSSLQVLLNTLLNNYTGLSGEMYCKGGEVLFRSPTFRIINVVDGKRQRDVGSLESIVSQGTDGSNDVGIIWPGKDISAPKGWAMPTKESPMKILVPGITPFNAFVKVDWSRNNSDEKKFDGFCIELFRWILPNLTYTLHHEIEALNCTYDSLIELVQNKTYDAVIGDMTVLADRLDKVDFTQPYIESGLSMIVPEKDEESTWLFLKPFTWQMWAVSGGILLYTTLIVWLLEGPSNPEFGDGLKNQIRTATWFTFSSLFFAQREKISSNFTKVVVIEWLFVVLILSSSYTANLSSMLTIKRLQPNVTDIEMLKRTEAKVGSDKDTFVRNYMQRVIGFNDSNVMEIGPLYNVDEFKSKRISAAFLELPYAKVFMNQNCKGYTQTAPTYRFGGFSFAFRKGSPIARDFTRVILELLENGKLKELENKWLTTREECSRNATSDTPKSLNLKNFTGLYIITGVTSTFCFLISLFILLRKLCWRESNL from the exons ATGTGGGGAAGGTTAGATCAGAACAAAATGTCTTTTCCTTTCCCTAAACTTGGGACCTTCGCTCCTGTGCTCATCGTCTACTTGCTAATTGTTATCTCCCATGGAGTTGGAGCTAACAATAGTAGCAATGTCACCAACATTGGAGCAATCATTAATGCTAATGGCCGTATCGGGAAAGAACAGAAAACTGCCATGGAAATTGCAGCTGAAAACTTCAATAACCATTCGAAGACTCATAAGCTAATCCTTCATTTTCGAGACTCTGGCAGAGACCCCTTTCGTGCTGCTTATGCCG CTAAAGAATTGATAAAGAAGAAGGTAGACGTGATAGTTGGCATGGAGACATGGCAGGAAGCAGCTCAAGTAGCTGATCATGGAAACCAATCGAATGTTACGGTGATTTCATTCGCATCGCCAACTATCACCCCGCCCCTAATCCAGCGCCGCTGGCCATATCTAATACGAATGGCAACAGACGGTTCTGCTCAATTAAAAGGCATAGCGGATATAGTTTCTGCGTACCATTGGAAAAGGGTGGTTGTAGTATACGAAGATGATGGTTACGGTGGAGCTGTTGGGATGCTAGCTGTTTTATCTGAGGCTCTTCGAGATGTTGGTTCGGTGATTGAGCACCGTTTGATTCTCCCGCGAGTTTCTTCGATACATAATCCAAACGGGGATGGGTTTGAAGAGATGCTGAACCTTACCGCCATAAAATCCCGTGTGTTTATTGTTATTCAGTCATCTTTGCCTACAGTGACTCGTCTGTTTCAGGTAGCGAAGGAGACGGGACTTGTAGGAAGAGACTCAGCTTGGATAATCACAGAGGCTGTCATTAGTAATTTGCCTGACTCTCTTGACAACTCTGATATGGAAGGCACTCTCGGAATGAAGACTGACTATGCTAAAAATACTAGTTCTTATACGAAGTTCCTAAAGGAGTTCGAAAAAAAGTTTTCAGATGAAGATAACATTGTGCCAACGCCAGGAATTTATGCACTTCGAGCCTATGATATGATGACAATCATTACACAAGCCATAGGAAGAATGACTAGTAACAACAGTTCTACTACTACTAGTAGTAGCCTTCAGGTATTGTTAAACACATTGTTGAACAATTATACCGGTCTAAGTGGGGAAATGTACTGCAAAGGAGGTGAGGTACTTTTTCGTTCTCCGACATTCAGGATCATAAATGTTGTTGATGGGAAGAGACAAAGAGATGTAGGGTCTTTAGAAAGCATTGTCAGCCAAGGCACAGACGGAAGTAATGATGTTGGTATAATTTGGCCCGGGAAAGACATTAGTGCCCCGAAAGGTTGGGCTATGCCTACTAAAGAGAGCCCAATGAAAATTTTGGTTCCTGGTATAACACCCTTCAACGCATTTGTAAAGGTTGATTGGTCGCGGAACAATTCAGACGAGAAGAAATTCGATGGTTTCTGCATTGAACTTTTCAGATGGATACTACCAAATTTGACTTATACTCTGCATCATGAAATTGAAGCCTTAAATTGTACTTACGATTCTCTGATAGAACTGGTCCAAAACAAG ACATATGATGCTGTGATCGGTGATATGACTGTGCTAGCTGATCGGTTGGACAAGGTGGACTTCACTCAGCCATATATCGAGTCTGGTTTGTCGATGATTGTTCCTGAAAAAGATGAGGAGTCGACATGGCTATTTTTGAAGCCTTTCACTTGGCAAATGTGGGCGGTGTCTGGTGGCATTTTACTCTACACAACGCTAATAGTCTGGCTCCTCGAAGGCCCGTCAAATCCAGAATTTGGTGATGGGTTGAAGAATCAAATCAGGACAGCAACTTGGTTCACTTTCTCCTCTTTGTTCTTTGCTCAGA GAGAGAAAATCTCTAGCAACTTTACTAAAGTAGTTGTTATAGAGTGGCTGTTTGTTGTATTGATCCTAAGCTCAAGCTACACTGCTAATCTTTCCTCAATGCTTACCATCAAACGGCTGCAACCAAACGTAACGGACATTGAAATGCTGAAGAGAACCGAAGCAAAAGTTGGTTCGGATAAAGATACATTTGTCAGGAACTACATGCAGCGTGTTATTGGATTCAATGACTCGAACGTCATGGAAATAGGCCCCCTTTACAACGTGGACGAGTTCAAGAGCAAACGTATATCTGCTGCCTTTCTTGAACTCCCATATGCAAAAGTATTCATGAATCAGAACTGTAAAGGATATACTCAAACCGCGCCAACCTACAGATTCGGAGGATTCAGCTTT GCATTCCGGAAAGGTTCTCCAATAGCGAGGGATTTCACTAGGGTCATTCTAGAGCTATTGGAAAATGGAAAACTGAAGGAGCTAGAAAATAAGTGGTTGACTACAAGGGAAGAGTGTTCAAGAAATGCGACTTCAGATACCCCGAAGAGCTTGAACCTCAAGAATTTCACCGGCCTCTATATAATAACCGGCGTTACTTCTACATTTTGTTTTCTAATCTCTCTTTTTATCTTGCTGAGGAAGTTGTGTTGGCGTGAGTCAAACTTGTAG